One genomic window of Motacilla alba alba isolate MOTALB_02 chromosome 3, Motacilla_alba_V1.0_pri, whole genome shotgun sequence includes the following:
- the B3GNT2 gene encoding N-acetyllactosaminide beta-1,3-N-acetylglucosaminyltransferase 2 gives MSVGRRRLKLLGILMMVNIFIYVIVEVSKSGSQDKNAKGRVVIPRSKFWRKYTPHKAYWNKQQQKLELLYNPILSLLSNMTVEENLVSNLSALSSCDPDPLVHSEVSDFANLPDRFKDFLLYLRCRNYSLLMDQPNKCEQKPFLLLAIKSLIPHFDRRQAIRESWGKEIESGDVIVRRVFLLGQTPPEDHFPDLSHMIKFESDTHRDILLWNYRDTFFNLTLKEVLFLKWVSSSCANVQFIFKGDDDVFVNTNQILDYLKSLSKEKAKDLFIGDVIKDAGPHREKKLKYYIPESVYEGSYPPYAGGGGFLYSGDLALRLNNASDQVLLYPIDDVYTGMCLQKLGLAPEKHKGFKTFDIEEKYRNNICSYTNLMLVHSRKPQEMIRIWTRLQDPHLNC, from the coding sequence ATGAGTGTTGGACGCAGAAGATTAAAGCTGCTGGGAATTCTGATGATggtaaacatttttatttatgtgatCGTGGAAGTCTCGAAGAGCGGCAGCCAAGACAAGAATGCAAAAGGCCGTGTTGTTATACCACGTAGCAAATTCTGGAGGAAATACACTCCTCACAAAGCTTATTGGaacaaacagcaacagaagCTTGAGCTGCTGTACAACCCTATTCTGTCCTTACTTTCCAATATGACTGTGGAAGAGAACTTGGTTTCTAACCTGAGTGCCCTCAGTTCCTGTGACCCTGACCCCTTGGTGCACTCAGAGGTTAGTGACTTTGCAAACTTGCCAGACAGATTCAAAGACTTCCTCCTCTATTTGAGGTGTAGAAATTACTCATTGCTAATGGATCAGCCAAACAAGTGTGAACAGAaacctttcctgctgctggctaTTAAGTCACTTATACCCCATTTTGATAGAAGACAAGCAATTAGGGAATCCTGGGGCAAGGAAATAGAATCAGGGGATGTGATAGTCAGAAGGGTCTTCTTACTTGGGCAGACCCCACCAGAGGATCATTTTCCTGACCTTTCACACATGATTAAATTTGAGAGTGACACCCACCGAGACATTCTCCTCTGGAACTACAGGGACACTTTCTTCAATCTGACTCTAAAGGAGGTGCTGTTTCTGAAGTGGGTCAGCAGTAGCTGCGCAAATGtccagtttatttttaagggTGATGATGATGTTTTTGTGAATACCAATCAGATCCTGGATTACTTGAAGAGCTTATCAAAGGAAAAAGCCAAAGACTTATTTATAGGTGATGTGATCAAAGATGCTGGAcctcacagagagaaaaaattaaagtacTACATCCCAGAGAGCGTTTATGAAGGTTCGTATCCCCCGTACGCAGGAGGCGGTGGGTTCCTGTACTCTGGTGATCTGGCACTAAGACTGAATAATGCATCTGACCAGGTACTCCTCTACCCTATTGATGATGTTTATACTGGAATGTGCCTTCAGAAGCTTGGGCTTGCTCCGGAAAAACACAAAGGCTTCAAAACATTTGATATCgaagagaaatacagaaataacatCTGTTCCTACACAAACTTAATGTTAGTGCATAGTAGAAAACCTCAAGAAATGATTAGGATTTGGACACGCTTGCAAGACCCACACTTAAATTGTTAA